The following proteins are co-located in the Planococcus plakortidis genome:
- the sppA gene encoding signal peptide peptidase SppA codes for MNTKRWIALVAAAVLLVISLVINSAFSVLQSDFTSGFDDWTGMDQTALSERVVEPGDASNRIAVLNVDGAIQDTGEASVFAAAGYNHDLFMEQLQAVKEDSSVKGVVLQVNSPGGGVVESAQIHDKIKEIQEETGKPLYVSMGAMAASGGYYIAAPAEKIFVSEETLTGSIGVIMQSVNYGELAERYGIDFVTIKSGPYKDILSPTREMSEEERALLQDMLDSSYEEFVDVIEEGRDMTEAEVKEYADGRIMNGRQAVEANLADDFGFAEDVIQAMRDDFDLADGEVFEYGAGDNWSSLFAMKAGSFFGMDMETKFISDMLSQNSGPRMMYLYGEN; via the coding sequence ATGAACACAAAACGATGGATCGCTTTAGTCGCCGCTGCTGTATTGCTAGTGATCTCACTGGTCATTAACTCGGCATTCAGCGTACTGCAGTCGGATTTCACTTCAGGATTTGATGATTGGACGGGAATGGATCAGACAGCCTTGAGCGAACGAGTGGTTGAACCGGGTGATGCTTCCAACCGCATTGCAGTGTTGAATGTGGACGGGGCGATCCAGGATACGGGCGAAGCTTCCGTTTTTGCAGCTGCTGGCTATAACCATGACCTGTTTATGGAGCAATTGCAAGCCGTCAAGGAAGACAGCAGCGTCAAAGGCGTTGTGCTGCAAGTCAATTCCCCTGGCGGAGGCGTGGTCGAGTCCGCTCAAATCCACGACAAGATCAAGGAAATCCAGGAAGAAACCGGCAAGCCGCTTTACGTGTCGATGGGCGCGATGGCTGCATCAGGCGGTTATTATATTGCCGCGCCGGCTGAAAAGATTTTCGTCAGCGAAGAAACCTTGACGGGTTCAATCGGTGTCATCATGCAAAGCGTCAATTATGGTGAATTGGCAGAGCGCTATGGCATTGATTTTGTCACCATCAAATCGGGGCCATACAAAGACATATTGAGCCCGACGCGGGAGATGTCCGAAGAAGAACGGGCGCTTTTGCAAGACATGCTCGACAGTTCATATGAAGAGTTTGTCGATGTCATCGAAGAAGGCCGCGATATGACCGAAGCGGAAGTGAAGGAATACGCAGATGGGCGCATCATGAATGGCCGCCAAGCAGTCGAGGCGAACCTTGCGGACGATTTCGGCTTTGCGGAAGATGTCATCCAGGCTATGCGTGATGATTTCGATCTAGCCGACGGTGAAGTATTCGAGTACGGGGCCGGAGATAACTGGTCTTCACTGTTCGCGATGAAGGCCGGCTCATTCTTCGGGATGGACATGGAAACGAAATTCATTTCGGATATGCTGTCCCAAAACAGCGGGCCGCGGATGATGTATCTATACGGTGAAAACTAA
- a CDS encoding RDD family protein, giving the protein MTDHVNTDAAERAAATPPSQPENDLVLFYERKPAGFWMRFWAYLVDILLISAVSSILIRPLFALFGWEATESVWYAPYAILTAVVFYGYFVLMTKFFAQTVGKMIFGLRVVSLKTDRLSWATLLFREWIGRFISVTILPLYWIVGFTPLKQGVHDFIADTTVVHEEAYRKQQMARKRLEGSRLQESEGI; this is encoded by the coding sequence ATGACTGATCACGTCAATACGGATGCGGCGGAACGGGCAGCTGCCACTCCGCCGTCCCAGCCGGAAAACGATTTGGTGCTTTTCTATGAACGCAAGCCGGCAGGGTTCTGGATGCGCTTCTGGGCATATTTGGTCGATATCCTGCTCATTTCAGCAGTTTCCTCTATTTTGATCCGGCCGTTGTTCGCGCTTTTCGGGTGGGAGGCCACAGAAAGTGTTTGGTATGCGCCATATGCAATCTTGACCGCGGTTGTCTTTTACGGTTATTTTGTCTTGATGACCAAATTCTTTGCGCAGACGGTCGGCAAGATGATTTTCGGCTTGCGCGTCGTTTCGCTGAAAACGGATCGCTTATCATGGGCCACTTTATTGTTCCGTGAGTGGATCGGCCGCTTTATCTCGGTGACGATCCTGCCTTTGTACTGGATTGTCGGCTTCACTCCCTTAAAGCAGGGGGTCCATGATTTCATCGCGGATACGACCGTCGTCCACGAGGAAGCCTACCGGAAACAGCAGATGGCGAGGAAACGGCTGGAAGGGTCTCGGTTGCAAGAGAGTGAAGGCATTTAG